In Pirellulales bacterium, one genomic interval encodes:
- a CDS encoding ATP-binding protein: MAETERETVEGAYGADQMKYLSDLEHVRQRIGLYIGDNGPRGLHHLVSELVDNAIDEAMAGHAKEVTVTINVDGSVVVADDGRGIPVERHPQLSEKLGNDISTLEAVMTVLKFGGKFDKQAYKTSGGLHGMGSKVVNFLSEWCEVEVRREGHVYQQEYSRGRPNGPVHRLGRAEKTGTKITFKPDSQVFPSTKFEYNVLHRRLQELAFLNKGVKIVFRDDRTGDGETMQYDRGL, encoded by the coding sequence ATGGCCGAGACCGAGCGGGAGACGGTCGAAGGCGCGTACGGCGCGGACCAGATGAAGTATCTCTCCGACCTGGAGCATGTTCGCCAGCGGATCGGCCTGTACATCGGCGACAACGGACCACGCGGCTTGCACCACCTCGTCAGCGAACTCGTCGATAACGCGATCGACGAAGCGATGGCCGGCCATGCGAAGGAAGTCACCGTCACGATCAACGTGGACGGCTCGGTGGTCGTGGCCGACGACGGCCGCGGCATCCCCGTCGAGCGGCACCCGCAACTGAGCGAGAAGCTGGGCAACGACATCTCGACGCTCGAAGCCGTGATGACGGTCCTCAAATTCGGTGGCAAATTCGACAAGCAAGCCTACAAGACTTCGGGCGGTTTGCACGGCATGGGATCGAAGGTCGTCAACTTCCTCTCGGAATGGTGCGAGGTCGAAGTCCGCCGCGAGGGGCACGTGTATCAGCAAGAGTACAGCCGCGGCCGTCCCAACGGTCCCGTCCACCGCTTGGGCCGCGCCGAGAAAACCGGCACGAAGATCACCTTCAAGCCCGACTCGCAGGTCTTCCCTAGCACCAAGTTCGAGTACAACGTGCTCCACCGCCGCTTGCAGGAACTGGCCTTTCTCAACAAGGGCGTGAAGATCGTCTTTCGCGACGACCGGACCGGCGACGGCGAGACGATGCAATACGACCGCGGCCT
- a CDS encoding DciA family protein: MNKGRPKPIADIMAQLMARRGYAREQSAAAYGEAWQAAAGAAIGRCTRAGAIRRGALEVLVANSTLMQELTFQKSALLAKLQQLLPDEKLLNLRFRVGPIADQ, from the coding sequence ATGAACAAAGGACGGCCGAAACCGATTGCCGACATCATGGCGCAGCTCATGGCGCGCCGCGGTTATGCTCGCGAGCAATCGGCGGCGGCCTACGGCGAGGCGTGGCAAGCTGCCGCCGGCGCCGCGATCGGCCGCTGCACGCGCGCCGGCGCCATCCGCCGCGGGGCGCTCGAAGTGCTCGTGGCCAATTCAACGTTGATGCAAGAACTGACATTCCAGAAATCAGCCCTACTGGCGAAACTACAACAACTCCTGCCCGACGAGAAGCTCTTGAACCTTCGCTTCCGCGTCGGGCCGATTGCAGATCAATGA
- the dnaN gene encoding DNA polymerase III subunit beta, with amino-acid sequence MKLICDREQLLSAFQTAAAVAPSRSPKPVLQNVKIEATKESVVLLATDLEVGIRIKVAGIEVEAPGSALLPIGRVGSILRESGGDTKLMIDTTAKGTVIKGERSEFQLPAENPDEFPSVATFTDGKYHEAAARLFRELIRRTIFATDNESSRYALGGVLIEMVEKRITAVGTDGRRLAKMEGPAQSVGGHQNADMMTIVPARAMQLMERAFTDADEQVQIAARANDVLVRSPRVTIYSRLVEGRFPKWRDVFPQRQDVQKIELPVGPFFAAVRQAAVVTSEESRGVDFTFSEGLCTLAARAAEVGQSHVELPVSYQGPSVSIMLDPRYLSDFLKVLDPEKTFTLELKDAASAAVCHTDDGYGYVIMPLARDR; translated from the coding sequence ATGAAACTCATTTGTGATCGCGAACAACTCCTCTCGGCGTTCCAAACGGCCGCGGCCGTCGCCCCGTCGCGCAGTCCCAAGCCGGTCCTCCAGAATGTGAAGATCGAAGCCACAAAAGAATCGGTCGTTCTCTTGGCAACCGATCTTGAGGTCGGCATCCGCATCAAAGTCGCCGGCATCGAGGTCGAGGCGCCGGGCAGCGCGCTGTTGCCGATCGGTCGCGTCGGATCCATTCTCCGTGAGAGCGGCGGCGACACGAAGCTGATGATCGACACCACAGCGAAAGGCACGGTCATCAAAGGCGAGCGGAGCGAATTTCAGCTCCCGGCCGAGAACCCCGACGAATTTCCGAGCGTTGCTACATTCACCGACGGGAAGTACCACGAGGCGGCCGCCCGGCTGTTCCGCGAACTCATTCGCCGCACGATCTTTGCCACCGACAATGAATCGAGCCGCTACGCGCTGGGCGGCGTGCTCATCGAGATGGTCGAAAAACGGATCACCGCCGTTGGAACGGATGGCCGTCGGTTGGCCAAGATGGAAGGCCCTGCCCAAAGCGTCGGCGGGCATCAAAATGCCGACATGATGACGATCGTCCCCGCCCGTGCCATGCAGCTCATGGAGCGGGCGTTCACGGATGCCGATGAGCAGGTGCAGATCGCCGCCCGGGCGAACGACGTGCTGGTTCGCAGCCCACGAGTGACGATCTACTCGCGGCTGGTCGAAGGGCGTTTCCCGAAGTGGCGCGATGTCTTTCCGCAACGGCAGGACGTGCAGAAGATCGAGTTGCCGGTCGGGCCGTTTTTCGCGGCGGTCCGGCAGGCCGCGGTCGTCACCAGCGAGGAGAGTCGCGGCGTGGATTTCACGTTTTCCGAAGGGCTTTGCACACTCGCGGCCCGCGCGGCGGAGGTCGGCCAATCGCACGTCGAATTGCCGGTCAGTTATCAGGGACCAAGCGTCTCGATCATGCTCGATCCACGTTACCTGAGCGATTTCCTCAAGGTGCTCGATCCGGAGAAGACGTTCACGCTGGAATTGAAGGATGCCGCCAGCGCCGCCGTCTGCCACACCGACGACGGCTACGGCTACGTGATCATGCCGCTGGCCCGCGATCGGTGA
- a CDS encoding DnaA/Hda family protein produces the protein MVDRVFSIPLVADLPLADADSGSISLAAEPRSAPPSANRASSGDRARSGDRASCEFLAGPENRLLGVAVAALLDENEPRYNPLVIYGPPGTGKSHIARGLAAKRMLRNGSAGEVVFTTGADFARLLHEAIEGRTTARFRSRFRGASLFILDELTQLATKRVAQQELIHTLEAIIAAGGQVVIASRTAPEQMSALAAGLRGRLSAGLAVSLAPPAAAARLALVERFAALRRIAIPESAARTLADGLSATAPELSGALAELQMQAEVEQTSIDVKRVRRFLAERQVRLRPSLRTIAGLSAKYFCLRISDLTSASRRRAVVQARAIAVFLARQLTGKSLEQIGAYFGGRDHTTVLHSFRSIEARVRTDPTTRRAVSDIRKRIASA, from the coding sequence GTGGTCGATCGCGTTTTTTCCATTCCGCTCGTTGCCGATCTGCCGCTGGCGGATGCCGATTCGGGGAGTATATCGCTCGCCGCTGAGCCGCGATCCGCGCCGCCGAGCGCCAATCGCGCCAGCAGTGGCGATCGAGCCAGAAGCGGCGACCGAGCGAGCTGCGAGTTTCTCGCCGGTCCCGAGAACCGCTTGCTCGGGGTGGCGGTCGCCGCGCTGCTCGACGAGAACGAGCCGCGCTACAATCCGCTCGTCATTTATGGCCCGCCGGGCACCGGCAAGTCGCACATCGCCCGCGGCCTAGCGGCCAAGCGAATGTTGCGAAATGGCTCGGCGGGCGAAGTCGTCTTTACGACTGGGGCCGATTTTGCCCGGCTCCTCCACGAAGCGATCGAAGGCCGGACGACCGCCCGATTTCGCTCGCGATTTCGCGGCGCGTCGCTGTTCATCCTCGATGAGCTGACTCAATTGGCCACCAAGCGCGTAGCGCAACAAGAGTTGATCCATACATTGGAAGCGATCATCGCCGCCGGCGGGCAAGTCGTCATCGCGTCGCGCACCGCCCCCGAGCAAATGAGCGCGCTGGCCGCCGGGCTGCGGGGCCGCCTGTCGGCCGGGCTGGCGGTGTCGCTTGCTCCCCCGGCGGCCGCCGCGCGGCTGGCCCTTGTTGAGAGGTTCGCGGCCCTACGGCGAATCGCAATCCCCGAATCGGCCGCGCGCACCCTGGCCGACGGCCTGAGCGCCACGGCCCCAGAGTTGTCTGGCGCGTTGGCCGAGCTGCAGATGCAAGCCGAAGTCGAGCAAACGTCGATCGACGTCAAGCGGGTGCGGCGGTTCCTCGCCGAACGGCAAGTTCGGCTCCGCCCTAGCCTGCGGACGATCGCCGGGCTATCAGCCAAATACTTCTGCTTGCGGATCAGCGATTTGACCAGTGCCTCGCGTCGCCGCGCGGTCGTGCAGGCTCGAGCGATCGCCGTTTTTCTTGCCCGCCAACTCACCGGCAAAAGCCTTGAGCAGATTGGCGCATATTTCGGTGGCCGGGACCATACGACGGTGCTGCACAGCTTTCGCTCGATCGAGGCTCGTGTCCGCACCGACCCAACCACGCGCCGCGCCGTATCCGATATCCGCAAACGAATCGCCAGTGCATGA
- a CDS encoding cysteine desulfurase family protein has translation MQPIYLDHNATTPLLPEVADAMAECQSAGFANPESQHQLGRRARQLLEDAREGIAENLGADLSGREPDRLIFTSGGTEANNLALFGLTGALSAAPARIIISSIEHPSISQPAEFLSRRGWHLNRLPVSRDGVCEKGDILLFKTGPTAARSNSEKSGMSPFFPLVASVMLANNETGVIQPIRELAALAHAAGVPLHTDAVQAVGKVPVHFRELGVAAMTVAAHKFHGPRGIGALILHGGVQLNPLLFGGFQQQGLRPGTEPVTLAVGMHAALRIFAREQTDRCERMTLLRDRLEQSLLTAWPSAVIHGAAAPRLPNTTCIAFPGLDRQALVMALDLAGVACSTGSACASGSSEPSPTLVAMGLSDELVGSSIRFSLGATTTTEMIDEAIDRISNVLEGFRCRSPRDRL, from the coding sequence ATGCAGCCCATCTACCTGGATCACAACGCCACGACGCCGCTCTTGCCCGAGGTGGCCGATGCGATGGCCGAATGTCAGTCGGCCGGCTTCGCCAACCCGGAGAGCCAGCATCAACTCGGCCGCCGCGCTCGGCAGTTGCTCGAAGACGCCCGCGAGGGGATCGCCGAAAACCTCGGGGCCGATTTGAGCGGCCGCGAACCAGACCGCCTGATCTTCACCAGCGGCGGCACCGAGGCAAACAATTTGGCGCTGTTCGGTCTGACGGGAGCTTTATCCGCCGCGCCCGCCCGGATCATCATCTCGTCAATCGAGCATCCGAGCATTTCACAGCCGGCGGAGTTCTTATCGCGCCGAGGCTGGCATCTGAATCGCTTGCCGGTCTCGCGAGACGGCGTCTGCGAAAAAGGGGACATTCTACTTTTTAAGACTGGACCAACAGCGGCGCGATCCAACTCTGAAAAAAGTGGAATGTCCCCCTTTTTTCCCTTGGTGGCCAGCGTCATGCTCGCGAACAACGAGACGGGCGTGATTCAGCCGATCCGCGAATTGGCGGCGCTGGCTCACGCCGCTGGCGTGCCGCTGCACACCGACGCGGTGCAGGCGGTCGGCAAGGTGCCCGTGCATTTCCGCGAACTGGGCGTCGCCGCGATGACCGTGGCCGCGCACAAGTTTCACGGACCGCGCGGCATCGGGGCGCTCATACTTCATGGCGGAGTGCAACTCAATCCGCTCTTGTTCGGCGGTTTCCAGCAGCAGGGCCTGCGCCCCGGCACTGAGCCGGTCACGCTGGCGGTCGGTATGCACGCGGCCCTGCGCATATTCGCCCGCGAGCAAACAGATCGCTGCGAGCGTATGACCTTGCTGCGCGACCGCCTCGAGCAATCGCTCCTCACAGCCTGGCCTTCGGCCGTCATCCACGGCGCCGCCGCGCCGCGCTTGCCGAACACCACGTGCATTGCTTTCCCCGGTCTCGATCGGCAGGCGCTCGTCATGGCGCTCGACCTGGCCGGAGTTGCATGCTCGACCGGCAGCGCATGCGCCAGCGGCTCAAGCGAACCCTCGCCAACCTTAGTGGCCATGGGCCTCTCCGACGAACTCGTCGGCAGCAGTATCCGCTTCAGCTTGGGCGCAACTACGACAACGGAAATGATTGATGAAGCAATCGACCGAATCTCGAACGTGCTGGAAGGATTCCGTTGTCGGTCTCCTCGCGACCGATTATGA
- a CDS encoding PIN domain-containing protein codes for MILLETSLLSLAYERRSGPDPRPVAALRQMVRENVSLAVPGIVWQELLAGVRSEEQRELLKTHLAAFPILLASEDLHVSAARFAQACRAKRIACSAVEALIAAHAVSGKASLFTLNPAYAPIARQARFELFDSLAV; via the coding sequence ATGATCCTCCTCGAAACGTCGCTCTTGTCGCTGGCCTATGAAAGGCGCTCCGGGCCCGACCCGCGGCCGGTCGCCGCGCTGCGGCAGATGGTGCGCGAGAACGTGTCGCTGGCGGTCCCGGGCATCGTCTGGCAAGAGTTGCTCGCGGGCGTGCGAAGTGAGGAGCAGCGCGAACTCCTGAAAACACACTTGGCCGCGTTTCCGATTTTGCTCGCCAGTGAAGACCTTCACGTTTCCGCGGCCCGGTTCGCGCAAGCCTGCCGCGCCAAGCGCATCGCCTGCTCGGCGGTCGAGGCGCTCATCGCGGCGCATGCCGTCAGCGGCAAAGCCTCGCTGTTCACGCTGAATCCGGCCTACGCCCCGATTGCCCGCCAAGCCCGCTTCGAGCTATTCGATTCTCTCGCAGTGTAG
- a CDS encoding type II toxin-antitoxin system VapB family antitoxin, whose product MATNLGIDEKLLNEALRLGGQKTKKATVNEALREFIAHRKRVQGLKLFGTIDYERREHTPARRGKR is encoded by the coding sequence ATGGCAACGAACCTTGGCATCGATGAGAAACTCTTGAACGAAGCGCTGCGGCTCGGTGGGCAGAAAACGAAGAAAGCCACAGTGAATGAAGCGCTGCGGGAATTCATCGCCCACCGCAAGCGCGTGCAGGGACTCAAACTCTTCGGCACGATCGACTACGAGCGCCGCGAGCATACGCCGGCCCGGCGAGGCAAGCGATGA
- the metK gene encoding methionine adenosyltransferase has translation MPAGKYLFTSESVSMGHPDKLADQISDGILDALIAQDPQSRVACETLVTTGMAMIAGEITSRATIDYPSVVRSAIRDVGYVDDEWGINADTCAVMVAVGKQSPDIAQGVNENASAGKEIGAGDQGLMFGYATNDTPELMPLPIALAHRILQRLTEARQRKEVDWLRPDSKSQVTVEFDGPRAVRVDTVVVSTQHAPQVTHEKIRRYVIDQIIRPCLPEDLVNGNITYHVNPTGRFVVGGPQGDCGLTGRKIIVDTYGGWGRHGGGAFSGKDPTKVDRSAAYMARHVAKNIVAAGLADRCELQLAYAIGVSQPVSVNVDSDGTGRIEDSRICELVKDLFPLSPGGIIKYLDLRRPIYRLTAAGGHFGRSEPEFTWESTSRAAELAEAAGLNASLSAAIG, from the coding sequence GTGCCAGCCGGAAAATACTTGTTCACGAGCGAATCGGTCAGCATGGGGCATCCCGATAAATTGGCCGATCAGATTTCCGATGGGATCCTCGACGCCCTGATCGCCCAGGACCCGCAGAGCCGAGTCGCCTGCGAAACACTCGTCACCACCGGCATGGCGATGATCGCCGGCGAAATCACCAGCCGCGCCACAATCGACTATCCCTCGGTCGTCCGCAGCGCAATCCGCGACGTGGGCTACGTCGACGACGAGTGGGGCATCAACGCCGACACCTGCGCCGTGATGGTGGCCGTCGGAAAGCAAAGCCCGGACATCGCCCAAGGGGTCAATGAAAACGCGAGCGCCGGCAAAGAGATCGGCGCCGGCGATCAAGGGTTGATGTTCGGCTACGCCACGAACGACACTCCGGAACTCATGCCGTTGCCGATCGCGCTGGCCCATCGGATCCTCCAGCGGCTCACCGAAGCGCGCCAGCGGAAAGAGGTCGATTGGCTCCGTCCCGACAGCAAGAGCCAGGTGACCGTCGAGTTCGACGGGCCGCGGGCGGTGCGGGTCGATACGGTCGTCGTCTCGACGCAGCATGCCCCGCAAGTCACGCACGAAAAGATTCGCCGCTACGTGATCGACCAGATCATCCGCCCCTGCTTGCCGGAAGACCTCGTCAACGGCAATATCACCTATCACGTCAATCCGACGGGCCGGTTTGTCGTCGGCGGACCGCAGGGAGATTGCGGCTTGACGGGGCGCAAAATCATCGTCGATACCTACGGCGGCTGGGGCCGGCACGGCGGCGGCGCATTCAGCGGCAAGGATCCGACGAAGGTCGATCGCAGCGCCGCCTACATGGCCCGGCACGTGGCGAAGAACATCGTCGCCGCTGGCCTCGCCGATCGTTGCGAGCTGCAATTGGCCTACGCGATCGGCGTTTCGCAACCCGTGAGCGTCAATGTCGATTCCGATGGGACAGGTCGCATCGAAGACTCGCGGATTTGCGAGTTGGTGAAAGACCTGTTCCCGCTTTCCCCCGGCGGGATCATCAAGTATCTCGATCTGCGTCGGCCCATTTATCGGCTGACCGCCGCGGGCGGGCACTTCGGCCGCAGCGAACCCGAATTCACTTGGGAAAGCACCTCGCGAGCCGCGGAACTCGCCGAAGCGGCCGGCCTCAATGCCAGCTTGAGCGCCGCGATTGGCTGA
- the hemW gene encoding radical SAM family heme chaperone HemW, with the protein MAVASMKYEVQSTNRKEQEMRAFGGRAMPRSAYIHVPFCAHRCGYCNFTLVARRDDLVEPYLTAIECELSGLSEPREVDTLFFGGGTPTQLKGRQLERLLETVLHWHPLAAGHEFSVEANPADLDAETVRILTEHGVTRVSLGAQSFDPRKLRLLDRDHQAPDIEKSMRLLRQAGLAVSLDLIFGVPGESLEGWRADLRTVLQLQPDHISTYGLTYERGTDFWRRLLHGELTRLDEESERAMYSEAIDTLAAHGFEHYEVSNFARPEKRCRHNEVYWSGDEYFAAGPGASRYVAGVRETNHRSTTTYLKRMLAGQSPVAEREQLDPEDRARELLVFGLRRIEGIDRRWFAARTGFDLDALASEPLGKHVALGLLADDGERVRLTREGLFVSDAIWPTFLRR; encoded by the coding sequence ATGGCTGTAGCAAGTATGAAGTACGAAGTACAAAGTACGAACCGCAAAGAGCAGGAGATGCGCGCGTTTGGCGGGCGTGCCATGCCACGGTCGGCTTACATTCACGTTCCGTTTTGCGCGCATCGCTGCGGGTATTGCAACTTCACGCTCGTGGCTAGGCGGGATGATCTGGTCGAGCCGTATCTGACTGCGATCGAGTGCGAATTGAGCGGATTGAGCGAACCTCGCGAGGTCGATACGCTCTTCTTCGGCGGTGGGACGCCCACGCAGCTCAAGGGGCGGCAACTTGAGCGGCTCTTGGAAACCGTGCTCCACTGGCATCCGCTCGCCGCTGGACATGAATTCAGCGTCGAGGCGAATCCCGCCGATCTCGACGCCGAGACGGTGCGAATCTTGACCGAGCATGGCGTCACGCGCGTCAGCCTCGGGGCGCAATCGTTCGATCCGCGGAAACTGCGCCTGCTCGATCGCGACCATCAAGCTCCCGATATCGAGAAATCGATGCGGCTGCTGCGGCAAGCGGGGCTGGCCGTTTCGCTCGATCTGATCTTCGGCGTTCCGGGCGAATCGCTAGAGGGTTGGCGCGCCGATCTGCGGACCGTGTTGCAACTTCAACCGGACCATATCTCAACCTACGGGCTAACCTATGAGCGTGGGACCGATTTCTGGCGGCGTTTGCTGCACGGCGAATTGACTCGACTGGATGAGGAATCCGAGCGTGCCATGTACTCCGAAGCGATCGACACGCTCGCGGCGCACGGCTTCGAGCATTACGAGGTGTCGAATTTCGCCCGCCCGGAAAAGCGCTGCCGGCATAACGAAGTTTATTGGTCGGGAGATGAATACTTCGCCGCCGGGCCTGGCGCCAGCCGCTACGTAGCGGGCGTGCGCGAAACCAATCACCGCAGCACGACGACTTATCTCAAGCGCATGTTGGCCGGCCAGTCGCCCGTCGCCGAGCGCGAGCAACTCGATCCGGAAGATCGGGCCCGCGAACTCTTGGTCTTCGGCCTGCGCCGCATCGAAGGAATCGATCGCCGCTGGTTTGCCGCTCGCACCGGCTTCGATCTCGACGCGTTGGCCAGCGAGCCGTTGGGGAAGCACGTGGCACTCGGCCTCCTTGCCGACGACGGAGAGCGCGTGCGACTCACCCGCGAAGGTCTCTTTGTGAGCGACGCAATTTGGCCGACCTTTCTGCGGCGATAA
- a CDS encoding MBL fold metallo-hydrolase, translated as MVDNSPVRTIVHKGLTIEGYSRAAVQTYWRIPELKIGFDFGAQPWSFMGTSTWFVSHTHLDHVAALPVYVARRRMMKMEPPTIYLPESTIEHVEKILKLFTRLDRGRMPCRLLPLRPGDEIELSREHVVTVSATRHTIPSLGFVVWDRRRKLKPEFHGLASDQIRDLRLGGTEVTEEVRIPLLAYLGDSSPEGLDACPAMYQARVLITEVTFVAPSHRKDKIHKYGHMHLDDIVERRVRFENEMIIASHFSTRYIDSRIRRLVERALPDMLGGRLQLWL; from the coding sequence ATGGTCGACAATTCGCCGGTGCGCACGATCGTTCACAAGGGCCTGACGATCGAGGGGTATTCGCGCGCGGCGGTGCAGACCTATTGGCGGATCCCGGAGCTGAAGATCGGCTTCGACTTCGGCGCCCAGCCCTGGTCGTTCATGGGCACGAGCACCTGGTTCGTCTCGCATACGCATCTGGATCACGTGGCGGCGCTGCCGGTCTACGTCGCGCGGCGGCGGATGATGAAGATGGAGCCGCCGACGATTTATTTACCCGAATCGACGATCGAGCACGTCGAGAAGATTCTCAAGCTGTTCACGCGGCTGGATCGAGGGCGGATGCCGTGCCGGCTGCTGCCCCTGCGACCGGGCGACGAGATCGAGTTGTCGCGCGAGCATGTGGTGACCGTATCGGCGACGCGGCACACGATTCCTTCGCTGGGGTTCGTCGTTTGGGACCGGCGGCGGAAGCTGAAGCCCGAGTTTCACGGCCTGGCGAGCGATCAGATTCGCGATCTGCGGCTGGGTGGGACCGAGGTGACGGAAGAAGTGCGGATTCCGCTCTTGGCCTATCTCGGCGACAGCTCGCCCGAGGGCTTGGACGCCTGCCCGGCCATGTATCAGGCCCGCGTCTTGATCACGGAGGTGACGTTCGTCGCCCCTTCGCATCGAAAGGACAAAATCCACAAATACGGTCACATGCACCTGGATGATATCGTGGAGCGCCGCGTGCGGTTCGAAAACGAAATGATCATCGCCTCGCACTTCAGCACCCGCTACATCGACAGCCGAATTCGCCGGCTGGTCGAACGGGCGCTCCCCGATATGCTCGGCGGAAGACTACAGCTATGGCTGTAG
- a CDS encoding DUF2294 domain-containing protein: MNRSAFETVMKSQGEIEAVICEGINRFEQDYMGRGPKSIHAHLLGDLLVVRLQGVLTAAEQHLVKSLPSAKGRDLLKQVRTHLIETARPVMEAMIEDATGVKVVSLHHDISTSTGEEVVLFTLAEPPPFRDMKKK, translated from the coding sequence ATGAATCGGAGCGCGTTCGAGACCGTGATGAAATCACAAGGAGAAATTGAAGCCGTCATCTGCGAGGGGATCAATCGCTTCGAACAGGATTATATGGGTCGGGGACCCAAGAGCATCCATGCTCATCTGTTGGGCGATCTGCTCGTCGTCCGATTGCAGGGCGTTTTGACCGCCGCCGAGCAGCACCTGGTCAAGTCGCTCCCGTCCGCGAAGGGGAGGGACCTGCTCAAGCAAGTGCGAACCCATCTGATCGAAACGGCGCGGCCGGTGATGGAGGCCATGATCGAGGACGCGACCGGCGTCAAGGTGGTGAGCCTGCACCACGACATCAGCACATCAACCGGCGAGGAAGTCGTTCTCTTCACCCTTGCCGAGCCGCCCCCGTTCAGGGACATGAAGAAGAAATAG
- a CDS encoding BON domain-containing protein produces the protein MYQSNSIKNSDPKIIQFITQKLTSCGIRAPSRVVVSSVNGQVTLTGSVQFAHQRQAVLHATRGVDGVRRVIDSLKLIATPGRH, from the coding sequence GTGTATCAAAGCAATAGCATCAAGAATTCCGATCCCAAGATCATTCAGTTCATCACGCAAAAGTTGACGTCCTGCGGAATTCGCGCTCCGTCGCGAGTCGTCGTCTCCTCGGTGAACGGCCAGGTGACGTTGACCGGGTCCGTTCAATTTGCGCACCAGCGACAAGCGGTCCTTCATGCGACGCGGGGTGTGGACGGCGTACGGCGCGTGATCGACTCGCTGAAGCTGATTGCAACTCCCGGCCGGCATTGA